The genomic DNA TCGGCGTTGGCGGCGAGGATGGCGGGCAGGCGGGCGCGCAGGTGGCGGGCCATGGCACGCAGGGCCTCGTCCTTCTGGGCGGTGGGGGCGGTGGCGAGCACGCGCGAGGCCTTCCGGGCGGCCTCGGCGAGGGAGCGCACGTCTTGCTTGGCAACGGACATGCCTCTCCTCTATCACCCCGCCATGAGCGACGCCCGGTTGGAGCAGTTCAAGAAGATGGCGGAGCAGTTCCCCGACACCCCCATGGCCCATTTCTCCCTGGGAAAGGCCCTGCTGGAGGCCCGGCGCTACGCCGAGGCCGCCGCCTCCCTGGAGACGGCCGTGCGCCTGGAGCCCACCTACGCCGCGGCCCTGGTGTCGCTCGGGGATGCCTATACGGGGGCCGGTCAGACGTCCAAGGCCCGCGAGGTGCTCACCCGCGCCCGGGACACGGCGCTCGCCCAGAGCCACGCCAGCCTCGCCGAGGAGATCGACGAGCGGCTGGCCGGGCTCGAGTGACGCGAGGCGCGTGCGTCACGGCCGCCAGGTGAGGCCCACGCCGCCCACCTGGCGCGAGTAGTACAGGTTGTTCTGCGGCAGCCGGGTGCCATAGGCCGCGTAGGACAGCTCCAGGTCCACGTGCTCGCTCATGGGCCGCACGAGCCGGAGCGACAGCATGTTCTGCGCCTCGTCGTCCTCGAGCAGGGCGATCTCCGGCGAGAGGTAGATGCGGTCCGGGTAGAGGTTGATGCCGAGCGCCCCCTGGCCCAGGAGCATCAGCTTCGCGGGCAGGCGCACCCCCGCGGTGGCGCTCAGCCGGTGGCGCTGCATGGACTCGCCGAAGCTGTTGGAGCGGGTCTCCACGTAGGAGTAGCCGAGTCCGAGCGAGAGGGGCCCCTTGTAGGTGTAGCCCACGCTCGCGAGGAGGGCGCCATCGCGCCGCCGGTCCGTCAGCCGGGGGGGCGCGTCCGGGGCCAGTCGCGCGGCGAAGGGGTAGCGGCGCGCGCCGTATTCGCCCGAGAGGCTCAGGGCATGGCGGCGGTCGATGCGGTAGCGCACGAGGGCGCCGGCCTCCAGGCCGCCGAAGCTGGCGGAATAGTCCGGGCGGTAGAGGAAGCGGTGGGCTCCGGCGCGCAGGCGCAAGGCGAGCCGCGCGTCCGGGGCGTATTCGGTGAAGGCCGAGGCCGCCAGGTCCGAGTACGCCCGGGTGCCGCCCCGCCGGTCCTTGACGCGCCCCTCCACGCCCACGCCGAGCGTCGGCCCCAGGGCATGCGAGCCCTCCAGCGCGACGGACTGCACCCAGGTGTTCTCCTGGGTGAAGCTCAGGTAGGCACGGCCACCGCCGTCGTAGCGGCCCACGAGTTGCCAGCGCTCCGCCGTGTAGCGGCCCTCGGCCGAGGCGAGCAGTCCGAACACCAGATCCGAGGTATCCGCGAGGCGGTTGCCCTGGGTGAAGTCCCGGGGGGCGTTGCCGTCCATCAGCATGCGCCCCGTCACGCGCAGGCGTCCCTCCACGTCGGCGGCATGGGCGCCACCAGCATGGGCCCCGACCAACACCAGCAGCGCGGAGAGGAGCCGTCTCAAACGGGGCGCACCATACTCCGGGTCACCGCCTCACGCTCCGTTCACGAGGAGTTCCGGGACGCGCCGGGGCCCTGGCGGTGACGGCATCCCCGCCCGGCCGTTAGATTCCCGGCATGCGCCCCCCATCCGTGCTCCCCGTGTGTGTCCTGCTCGCGCTCGCGGCCTGCGGCCCCCCCACCTTCGTCGCGGAGGTGAAGGGAGAGACGACCGTCCCCGCCGCGCCCCTGGGCGGAGTCATCCCCCCGCTCGATGCCTTTCCCGCCATCGCCAGCTTCAGCGGGCTGGACTTCAACCAGAACCAGGACTTCCAGAATCAGGGGATCACCAAGGACCGTGTCGCGAGCGCGAAGCTCAAGTCCTTCCAGCTCAAGGTGCTCGCCCCCGCGGACCAGGACTTCTCCTTCCTCGACACCCTGGAGTGCTACGCCAGGACGGGGGACCGGGAGGTGCTGGTGGCGAGCCGGCAGAACATCGCCGCGTTGGGCCTCAAGGCGCCCAACCCCGTGCTGTCCATGGAGCTCACGGGTGTGGAACTACAGCCCTTCCTGTCCGCGCCGTCCATGAGCCTGTCCGTGCGCGGCAAGGGCCGGATGCCGCCCAAGGAGGTGCGCTTGCAGGCCGACGTGAAGCTGGACGTGCAGGTGCGGCTCTGAGGCGGCGAGGGGGGCGGCCCATCAGCGGCCGCCGCTCCGGGGTTCAGCCGATCGGACGGACGTTCTCGGCCTGGAGCCCCTTGGGCCCCTTCTTCACGTCGAACTCCACCTTCTGTCCCTCGGCGAGGGTGCGGAAGCCGTCGCTCTGGATCGCGGTGTGGTGGCAGAACACGTCGGCGCCCCCTCCGTCCTGGGTGATGAAGCCAAAGCCCTTCGCGTCGTTGAACCACTTCACCGTTCCACTGGCCATGTTGCTGATCCTCTTTCCGCCTGCTCGGGCGTTCATCGCCCGGGCCGTTCGCTCGACCCGAGCGAGGGGTGAAGCTTACTCAGCTTCCCGCGAACGCGGACCGTGAAATCCTCATCATTTGGCCCGGAGGCGTTCATTCAAGAACTAGCGCAGTTCGCGGGCCCGGCGCTCCAGGGAGCCCGCGCGCGCGCCCAGCTCCCGGGCGAGCGATTCGAGCCGCGCCGCTTCCTGCTCCAGGGCGCGCACGTCGTCCACGGCGTCACTGGCCAGGGCCTGGGCGCGCACCGTGCCCACCTGGGGGCGGCTGTCGGACGCCTGGTGGGAGACACGCGGGGGCGGTGAGTGGGAGGAGCCCGGTGGCTCGCTCGGACCCGGGTTCCCGCCAACGCCTCCTCCCGTCCCTGGAGCCCCGGGCGAGGGGGGCGGGTTGGCGGGGGGAATGGGGGAGCTGTCCCCCACGGTCAGATCGGGCAGGGTAGGGATGGCTTCCTCCCGCGAGGAGAACAGGCCGCCGCCGCCGAGGCGCGGGGTCGCGTTCACCGACACGGTTCCGGAGCCATCGACCCTCAGGTTCAGGCGCCGGTCCTGCTCGTCGAACATGGACTCCTCGCCGAGGAAGTCACTCATGCGCCGGTCCAGCTCCCGCTCCTCGCGCACCTCGGTGAGGCGGGCGCGCAGGGTCTTGAGCCGCTCGCGCACCTTGTCCTCGGAGTCCCGCAGGGCATCCGCCTGCTCGAGCAGATCCTCGGAGTCATCACTGGTGGCCAGCGAGGGGGGCGCCAGCACCTGCGAGGGCGGCAGGGCCGAGCGCAACGCGTCGCGCTCGGTGCGCAGGGCGCGCATGCGGGCGATGAGCCCGGCGCGGGCCTGGCGGTCACTCGTGGCGTCCCAGGCCGCGCGCACCCGGTCGAGTTCCGCGGACAGCGCCGTGTGCAGCGTCAGGTTCTTGCGCTCCGCGTCGGACTCGGCTCCGGCGAGCGACTGGGCCAGTCCCGTGAGCTGTCCGGACAACTCCTGAGACTGCCGCAACGCCCCCTGCAGCTCCGGGCCCGCCACCAGCCGGCCCTTCTGCTCGGCCTTGAGCTGTTCGATGCGGCCGGCCAGGGTGTTCAACTCCGCGCGCAGCGCCTGCTGGTGCTCGCGCAGCTCGCGCACCCGGGCCCGCGCCTCCTGGGCCTCCGTGCGCGGCGCGTCCAGGCCCGAGGCCGCCCACACGGGCGTCCCCAGGACGAGGCACAGCAGCAGGGAGAAACAGGCGCGCTTCATCACCGCTGTCCTATCAGCAAGCCGGATGCCAGGGCCACCGCACGCCGGGGTGCCGGGTTCGCCACCTAACCCGAGTGGTTCCAGGGGGTTCGGCCAGGCGGTCGGGGGAGGGCGCGCCCGGATCGGTGGAAAACCACTCCCGGGCCTCCGGCGGCGGTGGATTTTCGAGGGTCAGGGCTCCTCGGGGCGCTCTCCCTTGGAGATGAAACCGTATTTCTCCAGCTTGTAGTACAGCGCCGACGTCTTGATGCCGAGCAGCCGGGCGGTCTCCGTCTTCACGCCCCCGGCCTTCTCGTAGGCGCGCGCGATGAGCTGCCGCTCCAGGTCCTCGAGGATGTCGGGCAGCGGGCGATCTCCCGTGGGGATGGGCAGGCCGGTGTCCGTGCGCGGGCTGACGCCCGTGAGGTGCGCGGGCAGGTCCTCGGCGGCGAGCGTTTCGCCCTCGGCGAAGACGAGCGACTGCTCGATGACGTTCTCCAGCTCGCGCACGTTGCCCGGCCACGCGTAGCGGCCGAGCGCGCGCAGGGCGCTGTCCTCCAGGCCCTTCACCCGCTTGTTCACGCGCGGCCCGTGCCGGGCGACGAAGTGCCGCGCCAGCGTGGCGATGTCCTCGGGGCGCTCGCGCAGGGGCGGCAGCAGCAGGGGGACGATGTGCAGCCGGTAGTACAGGTCCTCGCGGAAGCGGCCCGCCTTCACCTCGGCCTGGAGGTCGCGGTGCGTGGCGCTCACCACGCGCACGTCCACCTTGATCGTCTCCTCGCCGCCCACGCGCTGGAGCTCCTTCTCCTGGAGCACGCGCAGGAGCTTCGTCTGGACGCTGGCGGGGATCTCGCCGATTTCATCGAGGAAGAGCGTGCCGCTGTCGGCGAGCTCGAAGCGGCCGAGCTTGCGCTTGATGGCGCCGGTGAAGGCTCCGCGCTCGTGGCCGAACAGCTCGCTCTCCAACAGCGTCTCGGCCAGGGCGGCGCAGTGCACGACGATGAAGGGCCCGTCCTTGCGCGGCGAGCACTGGTGGAGCATGCGCGCCACCAGCTCCTTGCCGGTGCCGGACTCGCCGCGCACGAGCACGGTGGCGTCGGTGGCGGCCGCCTTGCGCACCTGGGTGACGAGCCGCTGCAGGGGCTCGCTGTCGCCCACCAGCAGTCCCCCATGGGCGCGGGCGGCGTCGGACTCGAGCGCCTCGGTGCGCGCGGACAGGCGCTCCACCTGACGGCGGGCGGAGGACAGCTCCAGGCCCTTCTCCACCTTGGCGCGCAGCACGTCCGGGGTGAAGGGCTTGGTGATGAAGTCGTAGGCGCCCTGCTGCATGGCCTGCACGGCCGTCTCGATGGTGCCAAAGGCGGTGACGACCATGACGACGGCCGCGGGGTCCTGCGCCTTGAGGGTCCGGGTGACGGCGATGCCGTCCATTCCATCCATCTTGAGGTCGGTGACGACCAGGTCGAAGGGCGTCTTCTTGTAGGCGGCGACGCCATCGGTACCGGAGCGCGCGGCGGTCACGCTGTGGCCGGAGC from Melittangium boletus DSM 14713 includes the following:
- a CDS encoding tetratricopeptide repeat protein, with translation MPLLYHPAMSDARLEQFKKMAEQFPDTPMAHFSLGKALLEARRYAEAAASLETAVRLEPTYAAALVSLGDAYTGAGQTSKAREVLTRARDTALAQSHASLAEEIDERLAGLE
- a CDS encoding cold-shock protein, with translation MASGTVKWFNDAKGFGFITQDGGGADVFCHHTAIQSDGFRTLAEGQKVEFDVKKGPKGLQAENVRPIG
- a CDS encoding TetR family transcriptional regulator; protein product: MKRACFSLLLCLVLGTPVWAASGLDAPRTEAQEARARVRELREHQQALRAELNTLAGRIEQLKAEQKGRLVAGPELQGALRQSQELSGQLTGLAQSLAGAESDAERKNLTLHTALSAELDRVRAAWDATSDRQARAGLIARMRALRTERDALRSALPPSQVLAPPSLATSDDSEDLLEQADALRDSEDKVRERLKTLRARLTEVREERELDRRMSDFLGEESMFDEQDRRLNLRVDGSGTVSVNATPRLGGGGLFSSREEAIPTLPDLTVGDSSPIPPANPPPSPGAPGTGGGVGGNPGPSEPPGSSHSPPPRVSHQASDSRPQVGTVRAQALASDAVDDVRALEQEAARLESLARELGARAGSLERRARELR
- a CDS encoding sigma-54-dependent transcriptional regulator yields the protein MARILVIDDHDTLREGMAVTLTRSGHSVTAARSGTDGVAAYKKTPFDLVVTDLKMDGMDGIAVTRTLKAQDPAAVVMVVTAFGTIETAVQAMQQGAYDFITKPFTPDVLRAKVEKGLELSSARRQVERLSARTEALESDAARAHGGLLVGDSEPLQRLVTQVRKAAATDATVLVRGESGTGKELVARMLHQCSPRKDGPFIVVHCAALAETLLESELFGHERGAFTGAIKRKLGRFELADSGTLFLDEIGEIPASVQTKLLRVLQEKELQRVGGEETIKVDVRVVSATHRDLQAEVKAGRFREDLYYRLHIVPLLLPPLRERPEDIATLARHFVARHGPRVNKRVKGLEDSALRALGRYAWPGNVRELENVIEQSLVFAEGETLAAEDLPAHLTGVSPRTDTGLPIPTGDRPLPDILEDLERQLIARAYEKAGGVKTETARLLGIKTSALYYKLEKYGFISKGERPEEP